Proteins encoded by one window of Pelmatolapia mariae isolate MD_Pm_ZW linkage group LG14, Pm_UMD_F_2, whole genome shotgun sequence:
- the picalmb gene encoding phosphatidylinositol binding clathrin assembly protein b isoform X8 produces MSGQSITDRITAAQHSVTGSAVSKTVCKATTHEIMGPKKKHLDYLIHCTNEMNVNIPQLADSLFERTTNTSWVVVFKSLITTHHLMVYGNERFVQYLASRNTLFNLSNFLDKSGLQGYDMSTFIRRYSRYLNEKAVSYRQVAFDFTKVKRGVDGVMRTMNTEKLLKTIPIIQNQMDALLDFNVNANELTNGVINAAFMLLFKDSIRLFAAYNEGIINLLEKYFDMKKTQCKEGLDIYKKFLTRMTRISEFLKVAEQVGIDRGDIPDLSQLKEKTLAVAPSSLLEALEQHLASLEGKKVKDSTAASRASTLSNAVSSLASTGMSFTKVDEREKQAALEEEQARLKALKEQRLKELSKRPSFATTDTSPISTTGGTISTAPAIDLFSTPSCSNGAVKMESDLFDLQPTFQPSMQSGTTGLPAATAWADSFCGPVSIAQHLPHQAPFPTEPSSVAGLFRGYSTPQAPPQPSAGGLQVDFESVFGAKATGSSSLNSDDITGGILKPTLAGSNQPSNQQPEKLVSDDLDSSLANLVGNLGIGNGTMKNDIHWSQPGEKRMTGGTNWQPKAAPTTTWNPVSMPPSIMAFPATTPTGMMGYGMPPQMGSMGMMNPPTMMYSQPVMRPPNPFSSVSSAQPSAASSPSSQSPLRAPGQDPFAHLSLKDFL; encoded by the exons ATGTCGGGGCAGAGCATTACGGACAGGATAACTGCAGCCCAGCACAGTGTAACGGGATCCGCCGTGTCGAAAACAGTATGCAAGGCCACCACGCACGAAATAATGGGCCCgaaaaagaaacatctggatt ATTTGATTCACTGCACCAACGAGATGAACGTGAACATTCCCCAACTGGCTGACTCGCTGTTTGAGAGAACCACCAACACCAGCTGGGTGGTTGTGTTTAAATCCCTCATCACTACACACCACCTCATGGTCTACGGTAATGAG CGTTTTGTCCAGTATTTGGCTTCAAGGAATACACTTTTCAACCTCAGTAACTTCTTGGACAAAAGTGGATTACAAG GCTATGACATGTCTACATTCATCAGGAGGTATAGTCGATACCTGAATGAGAAAGCAGTTTCATACAGACAGGTTGCCTTTGACTTCACAAAAGTTAAACGCGG AGTGGACGGCGTAATGAGGACCATGAATACAGAGAAGCTGCTGAAGACTATCCCCATTATTCAGAACCAGATGGACGCCCTTCTCGATTTCAAT GTCAATGCCAACGAGCTGACTAATGGAGTCATCAATGCAGCCTTCATGCTGCTCTTCAAAGACTCCATCCGGCTCTTTGCTGCTTATAATGAAGGCATTATCAACCTGCTCG AGAAATACTTTGACATGAAGAAGACTCAGTGCAAAGAAGGTCTGGACATCTACAAGAAGTTCCTCACTCGAATGACCCGGATATCAGAATTCCTGAAAGTAGCAGAG CAGGTGGGAATCGATCGAGGAGACATTCCAGACCTTTCACAG TTGAAGGAAAAAACACTCGCCGTG GCTCCTAGTAGCCTTCTCGAAGCTCTAGAGCAACACTTGGCCTCTTTAGAGGGCAAAAAGGTCAAAGATTCCACTGCAGCCAGCAG GGCCAGCACTCTGTCCAATGCTGTGTCATCACTGGCCAGCACAGGGATGTCTTTCACTAAAGTCGATGAGCGAGAGAAGCAGGCGGCTCTCGAGGAGGAACAGGCTCGACTCAAAGCTCTCAAG GAACAAAGGCTTAAAGAGCTCTCCAAGAGGCCTTCATTTGCCACGACTGATACATCACCAATCTCCACCACTGGGGGCACTATCAGCACAGCACCAGCCATTGATCTCTTCTCTACACCCAGCTGCTCCAATGG TGCAGTGAAGATGGAGAGTGACCTTTTTGACCTGCAGCCTACTTTCCAGCCCTCCATGCAATCAGGCACCACAGGGCTTCCAGCAGCGACAGCATGGGCAG ACTCCTTCTGTGGTCCAGTGTCCATTGCCCAGCACCTCCCACATCAGGCTCCCTTCCCCACTGAGCCCTCTTCTGTAGCAGGTCTATTCAGAG GATACTCAACACCACAGGCCCCTCCACAGCCATCAGCGGGGGGACTGCAAGTGGACTTTGAGTCAGTTTTTggagccaaagccacaggcagCAGTAGCCTCAATTCTGATG ATATTACTGGGGGTATCCTGAAACCGACTCTTGCCGGCTCTAACCAGCCATCCAATCAGCAGCCAGAGAAGTTGGTGTCAGATGACCTTGACTCCTCCCTGGCCAACCTTGTGGGCA ACCTCGGCATTGGAAATGGCACGATGAAGAA TGACATCCACTGGAGCCAGCCAGGGGAGAAGAGGATGACCGGCGGCACCAACTGGCAGCCCAAGGCGGCGCCAACTACGACCTGGAACCCTGTCTCCATG CCTCCGTCGATCATGGCCTTCCCTGCCACCACACCCACAGGCATGATGGGATATGGCATG CCTCCACAAATGGGCTCTATGGGGATGATGAATCCGCCCACCATGATGTACTCCCAGCCGGTCATGAGGCCACCCAACCCCTTTAGCTCTGTGTCTAGTGCTCAG CCCTCTGCAGCCTCTAGTCCTTCCAGCCAGAGTCCTCTCCGAGCCCCTGGACAGGACCCGTTTGCACACCTCTCTCTCAAGGATTTCTTGTAG
- the picalmb gene encoding phosphatidylinositol binding clathrin assembly protein b isoform X7: MSGQSITDRITAAQHSVTGSAVSKTVCKATTHEIMGPKKKHLDYLIHCTNEMNVNIPQLADSLFERTTNTSWVVVFKSLITTHHLMVYGNERFVQYLASRNTLFNLSNFLDKSGLQGYDMSTFIRRYSRYLNEKAVSYRQVAFDFTKVKRGVDGVMRTMNTEKLLKTIPIIQNQMDALLDFNVNANELTNGVINAAFMLLFKDSIRLFAAYNEGIINLLEKYFDMKKTQCKEGLDIYKKFLTRMTRISEFLKVAEQVGIDRGDIPDLSQAPSSLLEALEQHLASLEGKKVKDSTAASRASTLSNAVSSLASTGMSFTKVDEREKQAALEEEQARLKALKEQRLKELSKRPSFATTDTSPISTTGGTISTAPAIDLFSTPSCSNGAVKMESDLFDLQPTFQPSMQSGTTGLPAATAWADPFTSTEAGDDSMPNLNPFLSKLVVDATHLPVVSSDGVSFSSRTSGHEVFGGYSTPQAPPQPSAGGLQVDFESVFGAKATGSSSLNSDDITGGILKPTLAGSNQPSNQQPEKLVSDDLDSSLANLVGNLGIGNGTMKNDIHWSQPGEKRMTGGTNWQPKAAPTTTWNPVSMPPSIMAFPATTPTGMMGYGMPPQMGSMGMMNPPTMMYSQPVMRPPNPFSSVSSAQPSAASSPSSQSPLRAPGQDPFAHLSLKDFL; this comes from the exons ATGTCGGGGCAGAGCATTACGGACAGGATAACTGCAGCCCAGCACAGTGTAACGGGATCCGCCGTGTCGAAAACAGTATGCAAGGCCACCACGCACGAAATAATGGGCCCgaaaaagaaacatctggatt ATTTGATTCACTGCACCAACGAGATGAACGTGAACATTCCCCAACTGGCTGACTCGCTGTTTGAGAGAACCACCAACACCAGCTGGGTGGTTGTGTTTAAATCCCTCATCACTACACACCACCTCATGGTCTACGGTAATGAG CGTTTTGTCCAGTATTTGGCTTCAAGGAATACACTTTTCAACCTCAGTAACTTCTTGGACAAAAGTGGATTACAAG GCTATGACATGTCTACATTCATCAGGAGGTATAGTCGATACCTGAATGAGAAAGCAGTTTCATACAGACAGGTTGCCTTTGACTTCACAAAAGTTAAACGCGG AGTGGACGGCGTAATGAGGACCATGAATACAGAGAAGCTGCTGAAGACTATCCCCATTATTCAGAACCAGATGGACGCCCTTCTCGATTTCAAT GTCAATGCCAACGAGCTGACTAATGGAGTCATCAATGCAGCCTTCATGCTGCTCTTCAAAGACTCCATCCGGCTCTTTGCTGCTTATAATGAAGGCATTATCAACCTGCTCG AGAAATACTTTGACATGAAGAAGACTCAGTGCAAAGAAGGTCTGGACATCTACAAGAAGTTCCTCACTCGAATGACCCGGATATCAGAATTCCTGAAAGTAGCAGAG CAGGTGGGAATCGATCGAGGAGACATTCCAGACCTTTCACAG GCTCCTAGTAGCCTTCTCGAAGCTCTAGAGCAACACTTGGCCTCTTTAGAGGGCAAAAAGGTCAAAGATTCCACTGCAGCCAGCAG GGCCAGCACTCTGTCCAATGCTGTGTCATCACTGGCCAGCACAGGGATGTCTTTCACTAAAGTCGATGAGCGAGAGAAGCAGGCGGCTCTCGAGGAGGAACAGGCTCGACTCAAAGCTCTCAAG GAACAAAGGCTTAAAGAGCTCTCCAAGAGGCCTTCATTTGCCACGACTGATACATCACCAATCTCCACCACTGGGGGCACTATCAGCACAGCACCAGCCATTGATCTCTTCTCTACACCCAGCTGCTCCAATGG TGCAGTGAAGATGGAGAGTGACCTTTTTGACCTGCAGCCTACTTTCCAGCCCTCCATGCAATCAGGCACCACAGGGCTTCCAGCAGCGACAGCATGGGCAG ATCCTTTCACGTCTACTGAAGCTGGAGATGATTCCATGCCAAACCTTAACCCTTTCCTCTCAAAACTCGTTGTCGATGCCACTCACTTACCTGTCGTGTCTTCAGACGGTGTTAGCTTTTCCTCTAGGACATCTGGTCATGAAGTGTTTGGTG GATACTCAACACCACAGGCCCCTCCACAGCCATCAGCGGGGGGACTGCAAGTGGACTTTGAGTCAGTTTTTggagccaaagccacaggcagCAGTAGCCTCAATTCTGATG ATATTACTGGGGGTATCCTGAAACCGACTCTTGCCGGCTCTAACCAGCCATCCAATCAGCAGCCAGAGAAGTTGGTGTCAGATGACCTTGACTCCTCCCTGGCCAACCTTGTGGGCA ACCTCGGCATTGGAAATGGCACGATGAAGAA TGACATCCACTGGAGCCAGCCAGGGGAGAAGAGGATGACCGGCGGCACCAACTGGCAGCCCAAGGCGGCGCCAACTACGACCTGGAACCCTGTCTCCATG CCTCCGTCGATCATGGCCTTCCCTGCCACCACACCCACAGGCATGATGGGATATGGCATG CCTCCACAAATGGGCTCTATGGGGATGATGAATCCGCCCACCATGATGTACTCCCAGCCGGTCATGAGGCCACCCAACCCCTTTAGCTCTGTGTCTAGTGCTCAG CCCTCTGCAGCCTCTAGTCCTTCCAGCCAGAGTCCTCTCCGAGCCCCTGGACAGGACCCGTTTGCACACCTCTCTCTCAAGGATTTCTTGTAG
- the picalmb gene encoding phosphatidylinositol binding clathrin assembly protein b isoform X1 codes for MSGQSITDRITAAQHSVTGSAVSKTVCKATTHEIMGPKKKHLDYLIHCTNEMNVNIPQLADSLFERTTNTSWVVVFKSLITTHHLMVYGNERFVQYLASRNTLFNLSNFLDKSGLQGYDMSTFIRRYSRYLNEKAVSYRQVAFDFTKVKRGVDGVMRTMNTEKLLKTIPIIQNQMDALLDFNVNANELTNGVINAAFMLLFKDSIRLFAAYNEGIINLLEKYFDMKKTQCKEGLDIYKKFLTRMTRISEFLKVAEQVGIDRGDIPDLSQLKEKTLAVAPSSLLEALEQHLASLEGKKVKDSTAASRASTLSNAVSSLASTGMSFTKVDEREKQAALEEEQARLKALKEQRLKELSKRPSFATTDTSPISTTGGTISTAPAIDLFSTPSCSNGAVKMESDLFDLQPTFQPSMQSGTTGLPAATAWADPFTSTEAGDDSMPNLNPFLSKLVVDATHLPVVSSDGVSFSSRTSGHEVFGDRYNPFIDTNSSVSTNYKRTVRIEHSISDSFCGPVSIAQHLPHQAPFPTEPSSVAGLFRGYSTPQAPPQPSAGGLQVDFESVFGAKATGSSSLNSDDITGGILKPTLAGSNQPSNQQPEKLVSDDLDSSLANLVGNLGIGNGTMKNDIHWSQPGEKRMTGGTNWQPKAAPTTTWNPVSMPPSIMAFPATTPTGMMGYGMPPQMGSMGMMNPPTMMYSQPVMRPPNPFSSVSSAQPSAASSPSSQSPLRAPGQDPFAHLSLKDFL; via the exons ATGTCGGGGCAGAGCATTACGGACAGGATAACTGCAGCCCAGCACAGTGTAACGGGATCCGCCGTGTCGAAAACAGTATGCAAGGCCACCACGCACGAAATAATGGGCCCgaaaaagaaacatctggatt ATTTGATTCACTGCACCAACGAGATGAACGTGAACATTCCCCAACTGGCTGACTCGCTGTTTGAGAGAACCACCAACACCAGCTGGGTGGTTGTGTTTAAATCCCTCATCACTACACACCACCTCATGGTCTACGGTAATGAG CGTTTTGTCCAGTATTTGGCTTCAAGGAATACACTTTTCAACCTCAGTAACTTCTTGGACAAAAGTGGATTACAAG GCTATGACATGTCTACATTCATCAGGAGGTATAGTCGATACCTGAATGAGAAAGCAGTTTCATACAGACAGGTTGCCTTTGACTTCACAAAAGTTAAACGCGG AGTGGACGGCGTAATGAGGACCATGAATACAGAGAAGCTGCTGAAGACTATCCCCATTATTCAGAACCAGATGGACGCCCTTCTCGATTTCAAT GTCAATGCCAACGAGCTGACTAATGGAGTCATCAATGCAGCCTTCATGCTGCTCTTCAAAGACTCCATCCGGCTCTTTGCTGCTTATAATGAAGGCATTATCAACCTGCTCG AGAAATACTTTGACATGAAGAAGACTCAGTGCAAAGAAGGTCTGGACATCTACAAGAAGTTCCTCACTCGAATGACCCGGATATCAGAATTCCTGAAAGTAGCAGAG CAGGTGGGAATCGATCGAGGAGACATTCCAGACCTTTCACAG TTGAAGGAAAAAACACTCGCCGTG GCTCCTAGTAGCCTTCTCGAAGCTCTAGAGCAACACTTGGCCTCTTTAGAGGGCAAAAAGGTCAAAGATTCCACTGCAGCCAGCAG GGCCAGCACTCTGTCCAATGCTGTGTCATCACTGGCCAGCACAGGGATGTCTTTCACTAAAGTCGATGAGCGAGAGAAGCAGGCGGCTCTCGAGGAGGAACAGGCTCGACTCAAAGCTCTCAAG GAACAAAGGCTTAAAGAGCTCTCCAAGAGGCCTTCATTTGCCACGACTGATACATCACCAATCTCCACCACTGGGGGCACTATCAGCACAGCACCAGCCATTGATCTCTTCTCTACACCCAGCTGCTCCAATGG TGCAGTGAAGATGGAGAGTGACCTTTTTGACCTGCAGCCTACTTTCCAGCCCTCCATGCAATCAGGCACCACAGGGCTTCCAGCAGCGACAGCATGGGCAG ATCCTTTCACGTCTACTGAAGCTGGAGATGATTCCATGCCAAACCTTAACCCTTTCCTCTCAAAACTCGTTGTCGATGCCACTCACTTACCTGTCGTGTCTTCAGACGGTGTTAGCTTTTCCTCTAGGACATCTGGTCATGAAGTGTTTGGTG ATCGTTACAATCCCTTTATTGACACAAACTCATCCGTTTCAACCAATTACAAACGCACAGTGCGGATAGAGCACTCCATCTCAG ACTCCTTCTGTGGTCCAGTGTCCATTGCCCAGCACCTCCCACATCAGGCTCCCTTCCCCACTGAGCCCTCTTCTGTAGCAGGTCTATTCAGAG GATACTCAACACCACAGGCCCCTCCACAGCCATCAGCGGGGGGACTGCAAGTGGACTTTGAGTCAGTTTTTggagccaaagccacaggcagCAGTAGCCTCAATTCTGATG ATATTACTGGGGGTATCCTGAAACCGACTCTTGCCGGCTCTAACCAGCCATCCAATCAGCAGCCAGAGAAGTTGGTGTCAGATGACCTTGACTCCTCCCTGGCCAACCTTGTGGGCA ACCTCGGCATTGGAAATGGCACGATGAAGAA TGACATCCACTGGAGCCAGCCAGGGGAGAAGAGGATGACCGGCGGCACCAACTGGCAGCCCAAGGCGGCGCCAACTACGACCTGGAACCCTGTCTCCATG CCTCCGTCGATCATGGCCTTCCCTGCCACCACACCCACAGGCATGATGGGATATGGCATG CCTCCACAAATGGGCTCTATGGGGATGATGAATCCGCCCACCATGATGTACTCCCAGCCGGTCATGAGGCCACCCAACCCCTTTAGCTCTGTGTCTAGTGCTCAG CCCTCTGCAGCCTCTAGTCCTTCCAGCCAGAGTCCTCTCCGAGCCCCTGGACAGGACCCGTTTGCACACCTCTCTCTCAAGGATTTCTTGTAG
- the picalmb gene encoding phosphatidylinositol binding clathrin assembly protein b isoform X6, translating into MSGQSITDRITAAQHSVTGSAVSKTVCKATTHEIMGPKKKHLDYLIHCTNEMNVNIPQLADSLFERTTNTSWVVVFKSLITTHHLMVYGNERFVQYLASRNTLFNLSNFLDKSGLQGYDMSTFIRRYSRYLNEKAVSYRQVAFDFTKVKRGVDGVMRTMNTEKLLKTIPIIQNQMDALLDFNVNANELTNGVINAAFMLLFKDSIRLFAAYNEGIINLLEKYFDMKKTQCKEGLDIYKKFLTRMTRISEFLKVAEQVGIDRGDIPDLSQLKEKTLAVAPSSLLEALEQHLASLEGKKVKDSTAASRASTLSNAVSSLASTGMSFTKVDEREKQAALEEEQARLKALKEQRLKELSKRPSFATTDTSPISTTGGTISTAPAIDLFSTPSCSNGAVKMESDLFDLQPTFQPSMQSGTTGLPAATAWADPFTSTEAGDDSMPNLNPFLSKLVVDATHLPVVSSDGVSFSSRTSGHEVFGGYSTPQAPPQPSAGGLQVDFESVFGAKATGSSSLNSDDITGGILKPTLAGSNQPSNQQPEKLVSDDLDSSLANLVGNLGIGNGTMKNDIHWSQPGEKRMTGGTNWQPKAAPTTTWNPVSMPPSIMAFPATTPTGMMGYGMPPQMGSMGMMNPPTMMYSQPVMRPPNPFSSVSSAQPSAASSPSSQSPLRAPGQDPFAHLSLKDFL; encoded by the exons ATGTCGGGGCAGAGCATTACGGACAGGATAACTGCAGCCCAGCACAGTGTAACGGGATCCGCCGTGTCGAAAACAGTATGCAAGGCCACCACGCACGAAATAATGGGCCCgaaaaagaaacatctggatt ATTTGATTCACTGCACCAACGAGATGAACGTGAACATTCCCCAACTGGCTGACTCGCTGTTTGAGAGAACCACCAACACCAGCTGGGTGGTTGTGTTTAAATCCCTCATCACTACACACCACCTCATGGTCTACGGTAATGAG CGTTTTGTCCAGTATTTGGCTTCAAGGAATACACTTTTCAACCTCAGTAACTTCTTGGACAAAAGTGGATTACAAG GCTATGACATGTCTACATTCATCAGGAGGTATAGTCGATACCTGAATGAGAAAGCAGTTTCATACAGACAGGTTGCCTTTGACTTCACAAAAGTTAAACGCGG AGTGGACGGCGTAATGAGGACCATGAATACAGAGAAGCTGCTGAAGACTATCCCCATTATTCAGAACCAGATGGACGCCCTTCTCGATTTCAAT GTCAATGCCAACGAGCTGACTAATGGAGTCATCAATGCAGCCTTCATGCTGCTCTTCAAAGACTCCATCCGGCTCTTTGCTGCTTATAATGAAGGCATTATCAACCTGCTCG AGAAATACTTTGACATGAAGAAGACTCAGTGCAAAGAAGGTCTGGACATCTACAAGAAGTTCCTCACTCGAATGACCCGGATATCAGAATTCCTGAAAGTAGCAGAG CAGGTGGGAATCGATCGAGGAGACATTCCAGACCTTTCACAG TTGAAGGAAAAAACACTCGCCGTG GCTCCTAGTAGCCTTCTCGAAGCTCTAGAGCAACACTTGGCCTCTTTAGAGGGCAAAAAGGTCAAAGATTCCACTGCAGCCAGCAG GGCCAGCACTCTGTCCAATGCTGTGTCATCACTGGCCAGCACAGGGATGTCTTTCACTAAAGTCGATGAGCGAGAGAAGCAGGCGGCTCTCGAGGAGGAACAGGCTCGACTCAAAGCTCTCAAG GAACAAAGGCTTAAAGAGCTCTCCAAGAGGCCTTCATTTGCCACGACTGATACATCACCAATCTCCACCACTGGGGGCACTATCAGCACAGCACCAGCCATTGATCTCTTCTCTACACCCAGCTGCTCCAATGG TGCAGTGAAGATGGAGAGTGACCTTTTTGACCTGCAGCCTACTTTCCAGCCCTCCATGCAATCAGGCACCACAGGGCTTCCAGCAGCGACAGCATGGGCAG ATCCTTTCACGTCTACTGAAGCTGGAGATGATTCCATGCCAAACCTTAACCCTTTCCTCTCAAAACTCGTTGTCGATGCCACTCACTTACCTGTCGTGTCTTCAGACGGTGTTAGCTTTTCCTCTAGGACATCTGGTCATGAAGTGTTTGGTG GATACTCAACACCACAGGCCCCTCCACAGCCATCAGCGGGGGGACTGCAAGTGGACTTTGAGTCAGTTTTTggagccaaagccacaggcagCAGTAGCCTCAATTCTGATG ATATTACTGGGGGTATCCTGAAACCGACTCTTGCCGGCTCTAACCAGCCATCCAATCAGCAGCCAGAGAAGTTGGTGTCAGATGACCTTGACTCCTCCCTGGCCAACCTTGTGGGCA ACCTCGGCATTGGAAATGGCACGATGAAGAA TGACATCCACTGGAGCCAGCCAGGGGAGAAGAGGATGACCGGCGGCACCAACTGGCAGCCCAAGGCGGCGCCAACTACGACCTGGAACCCTGTCTCCATG CCTCCGTCGATCATGGCCTTCCCTGCCACCACACCCACAGGCATGATGGGATATGGCATG CCTCCACAAATGGGCTCTATGGGGATGATGAATCCGCCCACCATGATGTACTCCCAGCCGGTCATGAGGCCACCCAACCCCTTTAGCTCTGTGTCTAGTGCTCAG CCCTCTGCAGCCTCTAGTCCTTCCAGCCAGAGTCCTCTCCGAGCCCCTGGACAGGACCCGTTTGCACACCTCTCTCTCAAGGATTTCTTGTAG
- the picalmb gene encoding phosphatidylinositol binding clathrin assembly protein b isoform X9, producing the protein MSGQSITDRITAAQHSVTGSAVSKTVCKATTHEIMGPKKKHLDYLIHCTNEMNVNIPQLADSLFERTTNTSWVVVFKSLITTHHLMVYGNERFVQYLASRNTLFNLSNFLDKSGLQGYDMSTFIRRYSRYLNEKAVSYRQVAFDFTKVKRGVDGVMRTMNTEKLLKTIPIIQNQMDALLDFNVNANELTNGVINAAFMLLFKDSIRLFAAYNEGIINLLEKYFDMKKTQCKEGLDIYKKFLTRMTRISEFLKVAEQVGIDRGDIPDLSQLKEKTLAVAPSSLLEALEQHLASLEGKKVKDSTAASRASTLSNAVSSLASTGMSFTKVDEREKQAALEEEQARLKALKEQRLKELSKRPSFATTDTSPISTTGGTISTAPAIDLFSTPSCSNGAVKMESDLFDLQPTFQPSMQSGTTGLPAATAWAGYSTPQAPPQPSAGGLQVDFESVFGAKATGSSSLNSDDITGGILKPTLAGSNQPSNQQPEKLVSDDLDSSLANLVGNLGIGNGTMKNDIHWSQPGEKRMTGGTNWQPKAAPTTTWNPVSMPPSIMAFPATTPTGMMGYGMPPQMGSMGMMNPPTMMYSQPVMRPPNPFSSVSSAQPSAASSPSSQSPLRAPGQDPFAHLSLKDFL; encoded by the exons ATGTCGGGGCAGAGCATTACGGACAGGATAACTGCAGCCCAGCACAGTGTAACGGGATCCGCCGTGTCGAAAACAGTATGCAAGGCCACCACGCACGAAATAATGGGCCCgaaaaagaaacatctggatt ATTTGATTCACTGCACCAACGAGATGAACGTGAACATTCCCCAACTGGCTGACTCGCTGTTTGAGAGAACCACCAACACCAGCTGGGTGGTTGTGTTTAAATCCCTCATCACTACACACCACCTCATGGTCTACGGTAATGAG CGTTTTGTCCAGTATTTGGCTTCAAGGAATACACTTTTCAACCTCAGTAACTTCTTGGACAAAAGTGGATTACAAG GCTATGACATGTCTACATTCATCAGGAGGTATAGTCGATACCTGAATGAGAAAGCAGTTTCATACAGACAGGTTGCCTTTGACTTCACAAAAGTTAAACGCGG AGTGGACGGCGTAATGAGGACCATGAATACAGAGAAGCTGCTGAAGACTATCCCCATTATTCAGAACCAGATGGACGCCCTTCTCGATTTCAAT GTCAATGCCAACGAGCTGACTAATGGAGTCATCAATGCAGCCTTCATGCTGCTCTTCAAAGACTCCATCCGGCTCTTTGCTGCTTATAATGAAGGCATTATCAACCTGCTCG AGAAATACTTTGACATGAAGAAGACTCAGTGCAAAGAAGGTCTGGACATCTACAAGAAGTTCCTCACTCGAATGACCCGGATATCAGAATTCCTGAAAGTAGCAGAG CAGGTGGGAATCGATCGAGGAGACATTCCAGACCTTTCACAG TTGAAGGAAAAAACACTCGCCGTG GCTCCTAGTAGCCTTCTCGAAGCTCTAGAGCAACACTTGGCCTCTTTAGAGGGCAAAAAGGTCAAAGATTCCACTGCAGCCAGCAG GGCCAGCACTCTGTCCAATGCTGTGTCATCACTGGCCAGCACAGGGATGTCTTTCACTAAAGTCGATGAGCGAGAGAAGCAGGCGGCTCTCGAGGAGGAACAGGCTCGACTCAAAGCTCTCAAG GAACAAAGGCTTAAAGAGCTCTCCAAGAGGCCTTCATTTGCCACGACTGATACATCACCAATCTCCACCACTGGGGGCACTATCAGCACAGCACCAGCCATTGATCTCTTCTCTACACCCAGCTGCTCCAATGG TGCAGTGAAGATGGAGAGTGACCTTTTTGACCTGCAGCCTACTTTCCAGCCCTCCATGCAATCAGGCACCACAGGGCTTCCAGCAGCGACAGCATGGGCAG GATACTCAACACCACAGGCCCCTCCACAGCCATCAGCGGGGGGACTGCAAGTGGACTTTGAGTCAGTTTTTggagccaaagccacaggcagCAGTAGCCTCAATTCTGATG ATATTACTGGGGGTATCCTGAAACCGACTCTTGCCGGCTCTAACCAGCCATCCAATCAGCAGCCAGAGAAGTTGGTGTCAGATGACCTTGACTCCTCCCTGGCCAACCTTGTGGGCA ACCTCGGCATTGGAAATGGCACGATGAAGAA TGACATCCACTGGAGCCAGCCAGGGGAGAAGAGGATGACCGGCGGCACCAACTGGCAGCCCAAGGCGGCGCCAACTACGACCTGGAACCCTGTCTCCATG CCTCCGTCGATCATGGCCTTCCCTGCCACCACACCCACAGGCATGATGGGATATGGCATG CCTCCACAAATGGGCTCTATGGGGATGATGAATCCGCCCACCATGATGTACTCCCAGCCGGTCATGAGGCCACCCAACCCCTTTAGCTCTGTGTCTAGTGCTCAG CCCTCTGCAGCCTCTAGTCCTTCCAGCCAGAGTCCTCTCCGAGCCCCTGGACAGGACCCGTTTGCACACCTCTCTCTCAAGGATTTCTTGTAG